A portion of the bacterium genome contains these proteins:
- a CDS encoding sulfite oxidase, with protein MAALGGAPALALPRDALAQEPAIPGVASGMKVISRSPINLETPIPPLRTWITPNDRFFVRLHLPGYAQLTRDAWQMTVDGEVGQPLRLAWADVHRFARVELTAWLQCAGNRRGHFQPKAAGGQWDRGAVGNARWSGVRLRDVLLSANPTVKAHHVAFEGSDPNGAAPPYVRSIPIEKALDPNTLLVFEMNGQPLPVLHGFPVRALVPGWVGSANVKWIRAIHLAEQEWNGPYMKDLYRINPVSINPTDKSFNFSQDFVPTTVFPVNSFFTSPITGDTVRAGSLTFSGVAYAGETGIAKIEVSVDGGPWRPTRITTAGSAYAWYQWEFTTMLAPGRHELAARATDWRDRTQPREGLWNPQGYFYNAWDVLAVTAS; from the coding sequence GTGGCTGCGCTCGGAGGGGCGCCGGCGCTGGCGCTGCCGCGCGATGCCTTGGCGCAGGAACCGGCAATCCCCGGGGTCGCCTCGGGGATGAAAGTGATTAGCCGGTCACCGATCAACCTGGAGACACCGATCCCGCCACTGCGGACATGGATCACGCCCAACGACCGGTTCTTCGTCCGCCTGCACCTGCCGGGGTACGCGCAGCTCACCCGGGATGCGTGGCAGATGACCGTGGATGGAGAAGTCGGACAACCCCTGCGTCTCGCGTGGGCCGACGTGCACCGGTTTGCGCGCGTCGAGTTGACGGCGTGGCTCCAGTGCGCGGGCAACCGACGCGGGCACTTCCAGCCCAAGGCCGCGGGCGGGCAGTGGGACCGCGGGGCCGTCGGGAACGCCCGCTGGTCCGGCGTGCGTTTGCGCGACGTTCTCCTGTCGGCCAACCCAACTGTGAAAGCGCATCATGTGGCGTTCGAGGGGAGCGATCCGAACGGCGCCGCGCCGCCGTACGTCCGCAGCATCCCGATCGAGAAGGCCCTCGATCCGAACACGCTGCTGGTCTTCGAGATGAATGGCCAACCGTTACCGGTCCTCCATGGATTCCCGGTTCGAGCGTTGGTACCGGGATGGGTCGGATCGGCCAACGTGAAGTGGATCCGAGCGATTCACCTGGCCGAACAGGAGTGGAACGGGCCGTACATGAAAGACCTCTACCGCATCAACCCGGTGTCCATAAATCCGACCGACAAGAGCTTCAACTTCTCCCAGGACTTCGTCCCTACCACGGTGTTCCCCGTGAACTCATTCTTTACGTCGCCCATTACGGGCGACACGGTCCGGGCGGGATCCCTGACGTTTTCGGGGGTCGCATATGCGGGGGAGACAGGGATCGCAAAGATCGAAGTCTCGGTCGATGGTGGGCCGTGGCGGCCGACACGAATCACGACGGCCGGATCAGCGTACGCGTGGTATCAGTGGGAGTTCACGACGATGCTCGCCCCTGGCCGCCACGAACTTGCCGCACGCGCGACGGACTGGCGGGACCGCACGCAGCCGCGTGAGGGATTGTGGAATCCCCAGGGATATTTCTACAATGCCTGGGACGTCCTGGCGGTGACCGCTTCCTAA
- a CDS encoding sulfocyanin-like copper-binding protein, with product MLAGAVTTALGAGTVPPIGYQNGTHTVSLSLTAAQADGYNFNGYASGTLVVKVPTGSTVQVTMRNIAADVSHSLLVAPWDQRTKGSGFTPAFPGAASGDFETGITSHDPPLHFTFTARSAGTYTLLCGVPGHALIGMWDELDVVDGLSAPSATTK from the coding sequence ATGCTGGCAGGCGCGGTGACCACCGCCCTCGGGGCGGGGACTGTCCCACCGATCGGCTACCAGAACGGGACGCACACCGTGTCCTTGAGCCTCACCGCGGCACAGGCAGACGGGTACAACTTCAACGGTTACGCGAGCGGCACGCTGGTCGTGAAAGTGCCGACGGGGAGCACGGTGCAGGTCACGATGCGAAATATCGCGGCGGACGTCTCGCACAGTCTGCTGGTGGCTCCCTGGGACCAACGCACGAAAGGGAGCGGGTTCACGCCGGCCTTCCCTGGTGCGGCGTCCGGCGACTTCGAGACGGGCATCACCTCGCACGATCCTCCGCTGCACTTCACGTTCACCGCCCGCAGCGCTGGGACCTACACCCTTCTCTGCGGCGTGCCGGGCCATGCCCTGATAGGGATGTGGGACGAACTCGATGTGGTGGACGGGCTAAGCGCGCCGTCCGCTACCACCAAGTGA
- a CDS encoding ABC transporter permease gives MLRLILGRAVEAAPTLFLLTLLSFVLIHIVPGGPATAMLGDQATPALVAQINHSLGLDKPLPVQYLIWLGQLLRGDFGYAYTYHETVFRLILTNLPHTLVLVVTAIVISHLIAIAVGIYQATHHNTWTDHALTGVVYFLYSMPSFWLGIILIFTFSYKIGWLPAGGITNPTDLHPSLGALMLHLVLPVATLVLLTVAGWSRYVRSSMTEALVQDYIRTAEAKGLSRGRLLVRHAFKNALLPLITLVGLSLPFLFSGAVIIESVFNYPGMGLLFWDAAGSRDYPILLGIVVVVGVLTVLGNLLADVLYGWADPRIKYD, from the coding sequence ATGCTGCGGCTGATCCTTGGGCGGGCGGTCGAAGCCGCACCGACGCTCTTTCTGCTCACGCTCCTCAGCTTTGTGCTCATCCACATCGTGCCCGGCGGGCCGGCCACCGCCATGCTCGGAGACCAGGCGACCCCGGCGCTGGTCGCGCAGATCAACCACTCCCTCGGCCTGGATAAGCCGCTTCCGGTCCAGTACCTGATCTGGCTCGGGCAGCTCCTTCGTGGCGATTTCGGATACGCCTATACATATCACGAGACGGTATTCCGGCTGATCTTGACCAATCTGCCGCACACCCTGGTCCTGGTCGTCACGGCCATCGTGATCTCGCACCTGATCGCGATCGCCGTCGGCATCTACCAGGCCACACATCACAACACGTGGACGGATCACGCGCTGACCGGCGTCGTCTACTTCCTCTACTCTATGCCGAGTTTCTGGCTCGGGATCATTCTGATCTTCACCTTCTCGTACAAGATAGGCTGGCTGCCGGCGGGCGGCATCACCAATCCGACCGACCTCCATCCAAGCCTCGGCGCGCTCATGCTGCACCTGGTGCTGCCGGTTGCCACGCTCGTGCTGTTGACAGTCGCCGGGTGGAGCCGCTACGTGCGGTCCTCGATGACCGAGGCGCTGGTCCAGGACTACATCCGCACGGCGGAGGCGAAGGGCCTCTCCCGCGGCAGGCTCCTCGTCCGCCACGCGTTCAAGAACGCCCTCTTGCCGCTCATCACGCTGGTGGGACTCTCACTTCCCTTTCTCTTCAGCGGAGCAGTGATCATCGAGTCGGTCTTCAATTACCCCGGTATGGGCCTACTCTTCTGGGACGCGGCGGGCAGCCGGGACTATCCTATCCTGCTGGGCATCGTCGTCGTCGTTGGCGTGCTGACCGTACTGGGCAACCTGCTGGCCGACGTGCTGTACGGATGGGCCGATCCCCGCATCAAGTACGATTGA
- a CDS encoding ABC transporter permease has protein sequence MSAQSAAAGRAVPRAAQAEGRYARNWRVLRRHPLAWAGGAGLAFIVGLCFLGPPVYETDPMAVNILSTLQPPSAFHPLGTDELGRDVLSRLMLGGQLSLEVGFAAALASMAVGIAYGLTAGYGGRWADTVMMRVVDLLRAVPALFLLLFVNSVFKPNAGLLIALIAFVAWHDVSRLVRAEVLSLRERTYVEASRAAGASRLRVALVHLLPNAIGTIAVTATFRVADAILLVAGLSFLGLGLPPPAPNWGAMLATSMSYLPQNAWWLVYPPGVALLLAVVSVNFLGDALREAFDTRLRRSL, from the coding sequence GTGAGCGCACAGTCCGCGGCGGCCGGGCGCGCGGTGCCCAGGGCGGCACAGGCGGAGGGCCGCTACGCCAGAAATTGGAGGGTTCTCCGCCGGCATCCCCTGGCATGGGCGGGCGGCGCCGGGCTCGCCTTCATCGTCGGCTTGTGTTTTCTCGGTCCGCCCGTGTATGAGACCGATCCGATGGCCGTCAACATTCTGAGCACCCTGCAGCCGCCGTCGGCCTTTCACCCGCTCGGCACGGATGAGCTGGGCCGCGACGTGCTGAGCCGCCTGATGCTGGGCGGCCAGCTCTCGCTCGAAGTCGGGTTCGCGGCGGCGCTGGCGTCGATGGCGGTCGGCATCGCTTACGGGCTCACCGCGGGATACGGCGGCCGGTGGGCCGACACAGTCATGATGCGCGTCGTCGACCTGCTGCGCGCGGTGCCGGCTCTGTTCCTTCTCCTCTTCGTCAACTCCGTGTTCAAGCCGAACGCCGGCCTGTTGATCGCGCTGATCGCGTTCGTCGCCTGGCACGACGTCAGCCGACTCGTACGGGCGGAAGTGCTGTCGCTCCGGGAGCGCACATACGTCGAAGCGTCTCGGGCCGCCGGCGCCTCGCGCCTCCGGGTGGCGCTCGTCCACCTCCTGCCCAACGCCATCGGCACGATCGCCGTGACAGCCACGTTTCGGGTTGCGGACGCGATCCTTCTGGTGGCCGGGCTGAGTTTTCTCGGCCTGGGCCTGCCGCCGCCGGCGCCCAACTGGGGGGCCATGCTGGCCACCTCAATGTCGTACCTGCCGCAGAACGCCTGGTGGCTCGTCTACCCGCCGGGAGTCGCGCTCCTGCTCGCCGTTGTGTCCGTCAATTTTCTCGGCGATGCACTGCGCGAGGCGTTCGACACGCGCCTCCGCCGGAGTCTCTAG
- a CDS encoding peptide ABC transporter substrate-binding protein encodes MNGIHLRRAHAKNGMMRRGLLWYVGAALVAVLPATYGAGTGATAAAPQTGGTVVYAVGPQDINWYQPLRPAAYNTVVDGRAATMMYLPLFWVGGDGKIDYSHSVASAITWNQDGTVYTVRMNPKWHWSDGKPVTADDVLFTWYVIQAASAKSAPAPWPYAQSGFGGIPDDVKAVTAISPTEFTVTLTHPVNQLWFEYDGLSQLRPLPSHDWNKYPNDPAAELAYLTKNGNNPSFFGVVDGPWKLESATDKQSWAFVPNPAYSGHKPYLAKFIYAYQTSDAAEEAALRTGAVQVGYLPATDYSIRDQFSNDRFFTSTNYGYCRLFLNFANPEAGPILKQLPVRQAMAMGIDQRDIIDKLYHGQAVIGSGPVPLIPPTFLDPKLKTPPYAFDPAAGKRVLAEHGWSLQNGVVTNAQGQKLRFTMQYVSGNTTTEAMMQLIQSDWAKEGVSIQLEPRTFAQMVGMHLKADAAQWEIQGGICWVWGASYPTGDGIYRTGAAYNFYEYSDPTLDRLIDATLAPHPTPAAAQASMNAYEEYVARQLPQIWMPKPYILNEVQKNVHGVVSTLNNFTGAILPQYWWIGR; translated from the coding sequence ATGAATGGGATTCATCTGCGGCGCGCTCACGCGAAGAACGGGATGATGCGGCGCGGGCTGCTTTGGTACGTTGGGGCGGCGCTCGTCGCGGTGTTGCCGGCCACGTACGGCGCCGGGACAGGTGCCACGGCGGCGGCGCCGCAGACCGGCGGGACGGTCGTGTACGCCGTAGGCCCGCAGGACATCAACTGGTATCAGCCGCTACGGCCCGCCGCGTACAACACCGTGGTCGACGGCAGGGCGGCCACGATGATGTACCTGCCGCTCTTCTGGGTCGGCGGGGACGGCAAGATCGATTACAGCCACAGCGTCGCGAGCGCCATTACCTGGAACCAGGACGGCACCGTCTACACGGTGCGCATGAACCCCAAATGGCACTGGTCGGACGGCAAGCCGGTGACGGCCGACGACGTGCTGTTCACCTGGTACGTGATCCAGGCGGCCAGCGCGAAGTCGGCGCCCGCGCCGTGGCCGTACGCCCAATCGGGTTTCGGCGGCATTCCCGACGACGTGAAGGCCGTGACGGCGATCAGTCCGACAGAGTTCACCGTCACGTTGACACATCCGGTCAATCAGCTCTGGTTCGAATACGATGGGCTCTCGCAGCTCCGTCCGCTGCCGTCGCATGATTGGAACAAGTACCCGAACGATCCCGCGGCCGAACTGGCCTACCTCACAAAGAACGGGAACAATCCGTCGTTTTTCGGCGTGGTGGATGGGCCCTGGAAGCTGGAATCGGCCACCGACAAGCAGTCGTGGGCATTCGTGCCCAACCCCGCGTACAGCGGGCACAAGCCCTACCTGGCCAAGTTCATCTATGCTTACCAGACGTCCGACGCCGCGGAAGAAGCCGCGCTGCGGACCGGGGCGGTCCAGGTCGGCTATCTGCCGGCCACGGACTACAGCATACGCGATCAGTTTTCGAACGACCGGTTTTTCACCAGCACGAACTACGGGTACTGCCGCCTCTTCCTCAATTTCGCCAACCCGGAGGCGGGACCGATCCTGAAACAGCTGCCCGTACGCCAGGCGATGGCGATGGGCATCGATCAGCGCGATATCATCGACAAGCTGTACCATGGCCAAGCCGTCATCGGCAGCGGCCCGGTGCCGCTGATCCCGCCGACCTTTCTCGATCCCAAACTCAAGACGCCGCCGTACGCCTTCGACCCGGCGGCCGGCAAGAGGGTCCTCGCGGAGCACGGCTGGAGTCTCCAGAACGGCGTCGTGACCAACGCGCAGGGGCAGAAGCTGCGGTTCACCATGCAGTACGTGAGCGGGAACACCACGACCGAGGCCATGATGCAGCTCATCCAAAGCGACTGGGCCAAGGAGGGCGTCTCGATCCAGCTCGAGCCCCGAACGTTCGCCCAGATGGTCGGCATGCACCTGAAGGCCGACGCCGCGCAGTGGGAGATTCAGGGCGGCATCTGCTGGGTCTGGGGCGCCAGCTACCCGACGGGCGACGGTATCTACCGGACCGGCGCCGCGTACAATTTTTACGAGTACTCCGATCCAACGCTGGATCGGCTGATTGACGCGACCCTGGCACCGCACCCGACGCCCGCGGCGGCGCAGGCCTCGATGAATGCCTACGAGGAGTACGTGGCGCGGCAGCTACCGCAGATTTGGATGCCGAAGCCGTACATCCTCAACGAGGTCCAGAAGAACGTGCACGGTGTGGTGTCGACGCTCAATAATTTCACGGGCGCGATCTTGCCGCAGTACTGGTGGATCGGCCGTTGA
- a CDS encoding ferritin-like domain-containing protein, with amino-acid sequence MVQRWRGVILGVAAQEMLHLALVQNLLSAIGAAPHLSRPHLPAPAGHYPAGVQLALMPFGGQALGHFMCLERPERMALDDAEGLAAIERATPIMELGEIVPRLRPGRSSESACRKGSASATESGAGAPSLTAPLGRIGESLGGFANRLVLG; translated from the coding sequence ATGGTGCAGCGTTGGAGAGGCGTCATCCTGGGGGTGGCCGCCCAGGAGATGTTGCACCTGGCCCTGGTCCAAAATCTGCTCTCCGCGATCGGGGCCGCGCCCCACCTCTCGCGCCCCCACCTCCCCGCGCCGGCCGGCCATTATCCCGCCGGCGTGCAACTCGCGTTGATGCCCTTCGGCGGACAGGCGCTCGGGCATTTCATGTGTCTCGAGCGACCGGAGAGAATGGCGCTGGACGACGCGGAAGGCCTGGCGGCGATCGAGCGCGCGACGCCCATTATGGAGCTGGGCGAGATCGTCCCGCGGCTGCGGCCTGGGCGCTCATCCGAGAGCGCCTGCAGGAAGGGGTCGGCTTCTGCGACAGAATCGGGGGCAGGGGCCCCAAGCCTGACGGCGCCCTTGGGCCGGATCGGCGAATCGCTTGGCGGCTTCGCGAATAGGCTCGTGCTCGGCTGA